A stretch of Flexivirga aerilata DNA encodes these proteins:
- a CDS encoding protein phosphatase 2C domain-containing protein, which translates to MDHGESAHDGAARNHLLLTPQPWVAGLTDIGRRHHRNEDALALTASAEPAARAVLVACDGVSTATDSHIASAAASQAVAERLAQPMPRDEAGEDDWLATVSRAFTEAAQAGSRAAAATAADGDPSPPSCTLAAAIVEQGMIVGGNVGDSRVYWLPDVGPQRAVQLGTDDSMANELIRRGMGRAEAEATPTAHAITRWLGRDAPEDLSPHLAHLRVEEPGWLLVCTDGLWNYCSDPADVWDLMQRAVAQRDGTPGSVVEALVDFANGQGGADNITAIVARVVPWDVAGQSVPAR; encoded by the coding sequence GTGGATCACGGGGAGTCCGCTCACGACGGGGCCGCACGCAACCATCTGCTGCTGACCCCGCAGCCGTGGGTCGCCGGCCTGACCGACATCGGTCGCCGGCACCACCGCAACGAGGACGCCCTCGCGCTCACCGCGTCCGCCGAGCCGGCCGCCCGGGCGGTGCTGGTGGCCTGCGACGGGGTCTCGACGGCCACCGACTCACACATCGCGTCGGCGGCGGCGTCGCAGGCGGTCGCCGAGCGACTGGCCCAGCCGATGCCGCGCGACGAGGCGGGCGAGGACGACTGGCTCGCCACGGTCAGCCGCGCGTTCACCGAGGCCGCGCAGGCCGGCAGCCGGGCCGCGGCGGCGACCGCCGCGGACGGCGACCCGTCGCCGCCGTCCTGCACGCTGGCCGCGGCCATCGTCGAGCAGGGGATGATCGTCGGCGGCAACGTCGGCGACAGCCGGGTCTACTGGCTGCCCGACGTCGGCCCGCAGCGGGCGGTGCAACTCGGCACCGACGACTCGATGGCCAACGAGCTCATCCGCCGCGGGATGGGCCGGGCGGAGGCCGAGGCCACGCCGACCGCGCACGCGATCACCCGGTGGCTGGGCCGTGACGCGCCGGAGGACCTGTCACCACATCTCGCGCATCTGCGGGTGGAGGAGCCGGGCTGGCTGCTGGTCTGCACCGACGGCCTGTGGAACTACTGCTCCGACCCCGCCGACGTCTGGGACCTGATGCAGCGGGCGGTGGCGCAGCGCGACGGCACACCCGGCAGCGTCGTCGAGGCACTGGTCGACTTCGCCAACGGCCAGGGCGGGGCCGACAACATCACCGCGATCGTCGCGCGGGTCGTCCCGTGGGACGTCGCGGGTCAGTCGGTGCCGGCCAGGTAG
- a CDS encoding MBL fold metallo-hydrolase: protein MTNDAPWQGGSLGDQAHAILAPNPGPMTLDGTNTWVLHAPGDDVAVVVDPGPLDEGHLQAVLAKVADLGARVTLTLITHWHHDHTEALPRWVELTDSPVRGGGYGDGLRDGERIAVGSLDIRVVQTPGHTADSVSFHLPEAGVLITGDTVLGRGTTVVAHPDGALAPYLASLDRLHEIAAAAPTRLAPAHGPTHDDAAPVIAFYREHRRERLDQVRAALAAGDADAPDVAQAVVERVYAEVPRDVWPAAKASVQAQLDYLAGTD from the coding sequence GTGACCAACGACGCACCGTGGCAAGGCGGCTCATTGGGCGATCAGGCGCACGCGATCCTCGCGCCCAATCCCGGACCGATGACCCTCGACGGCACCAACACCTGGGTGCTGCACGCACCCGGTGACGACGTCGCGGTGGTGGTCGACCCGGGGCCGCTCGACGAGGGCCACCTGCAGGCGGTGCTGGCCAAGGTGGCGGACCTAGGTGCCCGGGTCACGCTGACGCTCATCACCCACTGGCACCACGATCACACCGAGGCGCTGCCCCGCTGGGTGGAGCTCACCGACTCGCCGGTGCGTGGCGGCGGCTATGGCGACGGACTACGCGACGGCGAGCGAATCGCCGTGGGGTCATTGGACATTCGCGTCGTGCAGACGCCCGGTCACACCGCCGACTCGGTGAGCTTCCACCTGCCGGAGGCGGGCGTGCTGATCACCGGCGACACCGTGCTGGGCCGCGGCACCACCGTGGTCGCGCACCCGGACGGGGCGCTCGCGCCATACCTCGCCTCGCTGGACCGCCTGCACGAGATCGCCGCCGCGGCACCGACCCGGCTCGCACCGGCCCACGGTCCGACCCACGACGACGCAGCGCCGGTGATCGCGTTCTACCGGGAGCACCGGCGGGAACGGCTCGACCAGGTGCGCGCCGCGCTCGCGGCCGGCGACGCGGACGCGCCCGACGTGGCGCAGGCCGTCGTCGAGCGGGTGTATGCCGAGGTGCCCCGCGACGTCTGGCCCGCCGCGAAGGCGAGCGTGCAGGCGCAGCTGGACTACCTGGCCGGCACCGACTGA
- a CDS encoding lysozyme: MKRSVLSAACAVAGTLALSLSAATASAAPTKPNPNQPEPTKNLQRGQAYAGWSVRAGKQGPAKTGTGVQAAPLAAAARTAGIDVSGWQGNVDWAAQWNSGVRWAYTKATEGNYYTNDYFAQQYNGSYRQGMVRGAYHFAIPDGASAVSQAQYFVAHGGGWSRDGKTLPGMLDIEFNPYGSTCYGLSQSAMVTWIRTWLGEYKRLTGRDAPIYTTNSWWRQCTGNSTAFNQTNPLWIAYYSSTPGTLPGGWPYYTMWQYTATPIDKDWFNGDLSRVVALANG; this comes from the coding sequence ATGAAGCGATCAGTCCTGTCCGCTGCCTGTGCCGTCGCCGGCACGCTCGCGCTGAGCCTGTCGGCCGCCACCGCCAGCGCGGCGCCGACCAAGCCCAATCCCAACCAGCCCGAGCCCACCAAGAACCTCCAGCGCGGCCAGGCGTATGCCGGCTGGTCGGTGCGCGCCGGGAAACAGGGGCCGGCCAAGACCGGCACCGGTGTGCAGGCCGCGCCGCTCGCCGCCGCCGCCCGCACCGCAGGCATCGACGTGTCGGGCTGGCAGGGCAACGTCGACTGGGCAGCGCAGTGGAACTCCGGCGTGCGCTGGGCCTACACCAAGGCGACCGAGGGCAACTACTACACCAACGACTACTTCGCCCAGCAGTACAACGGCAGCTACCGCCAGGGCATGGTGCGCGGGGCCTACCACTTCGCCATCCCGGACGGCGCGTCCGCGGTGTCGCAGGCGCAATACTTCGTGGCGCACGGCGGCGGCTGGTCGCGCGACGGCAAGACCCTGCCGGGCATGCTCGACATCGAGTTCAACCCCTACGGCTCCACCTGCTACGGCCTCTCGCAGTCGGCGATGGTGACCTGGATCCGCACCTGGCTCGGCGAGTACAAGCGGCTCACCGGCCGCGACGCGCCGATCTACACCACCAACAGCTGGTGGCGGCAGTGCACCGGCAACAGCACGGCCTTCAACCAGACCAACCCGCTGTGGATCGCCTACTACTCGAGCACCCCGGGCACGCTGCCCGGCGGCTGGCCCTACTACACGATGTGGCAGTACACCGCCACGCCGATCGACAAGGACTGGTTCAACGGCGACCTGAGCCGGGTCGTCGCGCTCGCCAACGGCTGA
- a CDS encoding lamin tail domain-containing protein produces MHAALRALVAASVVSGLGVATVAPAEAATPPLKFGRFVFNPAGTDRAGDNAQLNRETIVVTNTTARAIAVAGYRIKDAQNHTYVFPKGYTIGARKSVTVHTGKGRNTATDVYWNQTNYVWNNDRPGDTARLQKPTGAAVTSCGYSTAAQLRAGYRYC; encoded by the coding sequence ATGCATGCTGCCCTGCGCGCGCTCGTCGCCGCCTCCGTCGTCTCCGGCCTCGGTGTCGCCACCGTCGCCCCGGCCGAGGCGGCCACTCCGCCGCTGAAGTTCGGTCGCTTCGTGTTCAACCCGGCGGGCACCGACCGCGCCGGGGACAACGCCCAGCTCAACCGCGAGACGATCGTGGTCACCAACACCACCGCCCGGGCGATCGCGGTCGCCGGCTACCGGATCAAGGACGCGCAGAACCACACCTACGTCTTCCCCAAGGGCTACACGATCGGCGCGCGCAAGTCGGTCACCGTGCACACCGGCAAGGGCCGCAACACCGCGACCGACGTCTACTGGAACCAGACCAACTACGTCTGGAACAACGACCGCCCGGGTGACACCGCGCGGCTGCAGAAGCCGACCGGCGCGGCCGTGACCAGCTGCGGCTACAGCACCGCCGCCCAGCTGCGCGCGGGTTACCGCTACTGCTGA
- a CDS encoding helix-turn-helix transcriptional regulator — protein sequence MAPQPGTLEPSPTAPEIFRTADLPAPDRVRGWELHNAEALIGLACRQLDGPALDATEQVVVAADLHLARVTANGHFTERDARMVRRTPQEATVVFCAIAGESVYYSDGAMRSLRPGELLVVDADRPCVRGFSAGFEEIVLTVPRAVGDSIALHRTADQARVLPFRGRSATPWATTLVGRLRASFSDHGVADGLLDLLAGATTPGAQSASSDSHFAAAASYVEARVGDPALSATRIAAAVGLSPRQLSRVFAARDLTVPGYVTSRRLQRAHRLLAAGSERPVTEIAHTVGFASPSRFAAAFRELYGESPSAFRARVRAERSA from the coding sequence ATGGCGCCGCAGCCCGGCACTCTGGAGCCCTCCCCCACGGCCCCGGAGATCTTCCGCACCGCCGACCTGCCCGCACCCGACCGGGTGCGCGGCTGGGAGCTGCACAACGCCGAGGCGCTGATCGGCCTCGCCTGCCGCCAGCTCGACGGGCCCGCACTCGACGCGACCGAGCAGGTGGTCGTGGCGGCCGACCTGCACCTCGCGCGGGTGACCGCCAACGGTCACTTCACCGAACGCGACGCCCGCATGGTGCGCCGCACCCCGCAGGAGGCGACCGTCGTCTTCTGCGCGATCGCCGGCGAATCCGTCTACTACAGCGACGGCGCGATGCGCTCGCTGCGGCCGGGCGAGTTGCTCGTCGTCGACGCCGACCGGCCCTGCGTGCGCGGCTTCTCGGCCGGCTTCGAGGAGATCGTGCTGACGGTGCCGAGGGCGGTCGGCGACTCGATCGCGCTGCACCGCACCGCTGACCAGGCGCGGGTGCTGCCCTTCCGCGGGAGGTCCGCGACACCGTGGGCAACCACCCTGGTGGGCAGGCTGCGCGCGTCGTTCAGCGACCACGGCGTCGCGGACGGACTGCTCGACCTGCTCGCCGGAGCGACCACGCCAGGCGCCCAATCCGCCTCCAGTGACTCGCATTTCGCGGCTGCTGCGTCATACGTCGAGGCGCGAGTGGGTGACCCCGCCCTCTCGGCGACCCGCATCGCGGCGGCCGTCGGGCTCAGCCCCAGGCAGCTGAGCCGGGTGTTCGCCGCGCGCGACCTGACCGTGCCCGGCTACGTCACGAGCCGCCGGCTGCAGCGTGCGCACCGGCTGCTGGCCGCCGGCAGCGAGCGGCCGGTCACCGAGATCGCGCACACCGTCGGCTTCGCCTCGCCGTCCCGCTTTGCCGCCGCGTTCCGCGAGCTGTATGGCGAGAGCCCCTCGGCGTTCCGCGCCCGGGTCCGCGCCGAGCGCTCCGCCTGA
- a CDS encoding FAD-dependent oxidoreductase, whose amino-acid sequence MPAFDDGQEATVPPTTRRVETDVLIVGSGPAGAAAALFLATLDVPTIMITKYRWTANTPRAHITNQRSMEVFRDLGIEEQVQSDATPHALMGDTVFCTSIAGEEIGRIRTWGTGADREGDYKAASPCLPVDIPQTYLEPILVRNATQRGTQARFSTEYLSHTQDSDGVTVQVLDRLTGSEYEIRAKYLIGADGARSKVAADIGLPFEGAMDIAGSMNITFKADIAAYCEGRPSVLYWVIQPGSNIGGIGAGLVRMVRPWNEWLIVWGYDIEQPPPAIDDDAATEIVRNLLGMPDIDVEITGTSLWGNNEMYATRLQSGRVFCAGDAVHRHPPSNGLGSNTSIQDSYNLAWKLAAVLRGQAAPSLLETYTAERAPVAERIVRRANRSAREFSHLFDALGLTDAETEEQMAAAIEERKAATPAGAAKRADLVTAMELKNYEFNAHGVELGQFYESAAVVSDGAGRPEPVRDADLFHQPSTVPGAHLPHAWVGDNRTTRSTLDLCGYDRFTLLTGVAGEAWQDAAAKVAAEFGVPLDCVVIGPGRDVTDLYYDWARLREVEESGALLVRPDKHVAWRAHSLPADPQETLEAALATVLGRTTG is encoded by the coding sequence ATGCCGGCATTCGACGACGGACAGGAAGCCACCGTGCCGCCCACGACCCGGCGGGTGGAGACCGACGTGCTCATCGTGGGCTCCGGCCCCGCGGGCGCCGCTGCCGCGCTCTTCCTCGCCACCCTGGACGTGCCCACCATCATGATCACCAAATACCGGTGGACCGCGAACACGCCGCGAGCACACATCACCAACCAGCGGTCGATGGAGGTCTTCCGCGACCTCGGCATCGAGGAGCAGGTGCAGTCCGACGCGACGCCGCACGCGCTGATGGGCGACACGGTGTTCTGCACCTCGATCGCCGGCGAGGAGATCGGGCGGATCCGCACGTGGGGCACCGGCGCCGACCGCGAGGGCGACTACAAGGCGGCCTCGCCCTGTCTGCCGGTCGACATCCCGCAGACCTACCTCGAGCCGATCCTCGTGCGCAACGCGACGCAGCGCGGCACCCAGGCCCGCTTCTCCACCGAATACCTTTCGCACACACAGGATTCCGACGGCGTCACAGTCCAGGTGCTCGACCGGCTGACCGGCAGCGAGTATGAGATCCGGGCAAAGTATCTGATCGGTGCGGACGGCGCCCGCTCGAAGGTCGCCGCGGACATCGGTCTGCCCTTCGAGGGCGCGATGGACATCGCGGGCTCGATGAACATCACCTTCAAGGCCGACATCGCCGCCTACTGCGAGGGACGTCCCTCGGTGCTCTACTGGGTGATCCAGCCGGGGTCGAACATCGGCGGCATCGGTGCCGGGCTGGTGCGCATGGTCCGCCCGTGGAACGAATGGCTGATCGTCTGGGGCTACGACATCGAGCAGCCGCCGCCGGCGATCGACGACGACGCGGCCACCGAGATCGTCCGAAACCTGTTGGGAATGCCGGACATCGACGTCGAGATCACCGGCACCTCCCTCTGGGGGAACAACGAGATGTACGCGACGCGGCTGCAGTCCGGCAGGGTCTTCTGCGCCGGTGACGCCGTCCACCGGCACCCGCCGAGTAACGGTCTCGGCTCCAACACCTCGATCCAGGACTCCTACAACCTGGCGTGGAAGCTCGCCGCGGTGCTGCGCGGGCAGGCCGCCCCCTCGCTGCTGGAGACCTACACCGCCGAGCGTGCCCCGGTGGCGGAGCGGATCGTGCGGCGGGCCAACCGGTCGGCGCGCGAGTTCTCCCACCTCTTCGACGCGCTCGGCCTGACCGACGCCGAGACCGAGGAGCAGATGGCCGCCGCGATCGAGGAGCGGAAGGCGGCCACCCCCGCGGGCGCAGCCAAGCGCGCCGACCTGGTCACCGCGATGGAGCTGAAGAACTACGAATTCAACGCGCACGGAGTCGAACTCGGCCAGTTCTACGAGTCGGCCGCGGTCGTGAGCGATGGCGCAGGACGCCCCGAGCCGGTCCGCGACGCCGACCTCTTCCACCAGCCGTCGACGGTGCCGGGTGCGCACCTGCCGCACGCCTGGGTCGGTGACAACCGCACCACCCGGTCGACGCTGGACCTCTGCGGCTACGACCGTTTCACCCTGCTGACCGGCGTCGCCGGGGAGGCGTGGCAGGACGCCGCGGCCAAGGTCGCCGCCGAGTTCGGGGTGCCGCTCGACTGTGTGGTGATCGGCCCCGGACGGGACGTCACCGACCTCTACTACGACTGGGCGCGGCTGCGCGAGGTCGAGGAGTCCGGTGCACTACTCGTCCGGCCGGACAAGCACGTCGCCTGGCGCGCGCACTCGCTGCCCGCCGATCCGCAGGAGACACTGGAGGCGGCACTGGCCACCGTGCTCGGGAGGACGACCGGATGA
- a CDS encoding maleylacetate reductase, which produces MTTGFTHETLGQRVVFAPAGAAGAVAAEVGRRDARRVMLIAAPAERRLAEQVAGDVPVVAVHDDVRMHVPVEHAQRARAAATEARADLVLSVGGGSTTGLAKAVALTTGLPIVAVPTTYAGSEATPVWGLTSGHEKQTGVDPRVLPASIVYDAALTTSLPVDLSVASGLNAMAHCVDAMWAPHADPLDIALATEGARALATGLPEVVADPGGLDGRQDTLFGAYLAAVAFASAGSGLHHKLCHVLGGRYDLPHAQTHAVVLPHVLALNAPHAPDADRRLAAAFGSDTALGGLEALRTTLDAPRALRDLGMRESDLPGAVAAILPVVPPSNPTPVTEDTMTGLLRRAWEGAPPR; this is translated from the coding sequence ATGACGACGGGCTTCACTCACGAAACCCTCGGCCAGCGAGTCGTTTTCGCGCCTGCCGGGGCAGCCGGCGCGGTCGCTGCGGAGGTCGGGCGACGCGATGCGCGGCGGGTCATGCTGATCGCCGCCCCGGCCGAACGCCGGCTCGCGGAGCAGGTCGCCGGCGACGTGCCGGTGGTCGCCGTTCACGACGACGTGCGCATGCACGTGCCGGTCGAGCACGCCCAACGCGCCCGCGCCGCGGCCACCGAGGCCCGGGCCGACCTCGTGCTGAGCGTCGGCGGCGGCTCGACCACCGGACTGGCTAAGGCGGTGGCGCTCACCACCGGACTGCCGATCGTCGCGGTGCCCACGACATACGCCGGCTCCGAGGCGACCCCGGTCTGGGGACTGACCAGCGGGCACGAGAAGCAGACCGGCGTCGACCCGCGCGTCCTCCCCGCCTCGATCGTGTATGACGCAGCGCTCACCACCTCGCTGCCGGTCGACCTGAGCGTCGCCTCCGGGCTGAATGCGATGGCGCACTGCGTGGACGCGATGTGGGCACCGCACGCCGACCCGCTCGACATCGCGCTCGCCACCGAAGGAGCCCGGGCCCTCGCCACCGGCCTGCCCGAGGTGGTCGCCGACCCGGGCGGGCTCGACGGGCGGCAGGACACGTTGTTCGGCGCCTACCTCGCCGCGGTCGCGTTCGCCTCCGCCGGCTCCGGCCTGCACCACAAGCTCTGCCACGTGCTCGGCGGCCGTTACGACCTGCCGCACGCGCAGACGCACGCCGTCGTGCTCCCGCACGTGCTCGCACTCAACGCACCCCACGCGCCGGATGCCGACCGACGGCTCGCAGCGGCGTTCGGCTCGGACACCGCACTCGGTGGCCTCGAGGCGTTGCGCACCACGCTCGACGCACCCCGCGCGCTGCGCGACCTCGGCATGCGCGAGAGCGACCTGCCGGGCGCAGTCGCCGCGATCCTGCCGGTCGTGCCGCCGAGCAACCCGACCCCCGTGACCGAAGACACCATGACCGGGCTGCTGCGACGCGCCTGGGAAGGAGCCCCACCGCGATGA
- a CDS encoding dioxygenase: MSTTSDDQAQTQREQALTDKVVASFANTPDDRLREILQAATRHLHAFVREVRLTEQEWEAGIAYLTAVGDITDDKRQEFILLSDTFGVSMQTITMNNQARGNATEATVFGPFFVQDSPEIDNGGDISGAATGMPCYVEGTVRGTDGQPVPGARIEAWEADDDGLYDVQYDDGRVGGRAHLFSDERGEYRFWAVQPTPYPIPYDGPVGQLLAAAERTPMRASHLHFMVTADGKRRLVTHIFVRGDSHLETDSVFGVKDSLVLDFDEQPAGTPTPDGRPVDGPWSRVRFDIVLADDLAG; encoded by the coding sequence ATGAGCACCACCTCCGACGACCAGGCCCAGACGCAGCGCGAGCAGGCACTCACCGACAAGGTGGTCGCGTCGTTCGCCAACACCCCCGACGACCGGCTGCGCGAGATCCTGCAGGCCGCCACCCGGCACCTGCACGCCTTCGTGCGCGAGGTGCGGCTCACCGAGCAGGAGTGGGAGGCCGGCATCGCCTACCTGACGGCGGTGGGCGACATCACCGACGACAAGCGTCAGGAGTTCATCCTGCTGTCCGACACCTTCGGGGTGTCGATGCAGACCATCACGATGAACAACCAGGCGCGCGGGAATGCCACCGAGGCAACGGTTTTCGGCCCCTTCTTCGTGCAGGACTCCCCTGAGATCGACAACGGCGGCGACATCAGCGGCGCGGCCACCGGCATGCCGTGTTACGTCGAGGGCACCGTGCGGGGCACCGACGGGCAGCCCGTGCCGGGCGCCCGCATCGAGGCGTGGGAGGCCGACGACGACGGTCTCTACGACGTGCAGTATGACGACGGCCGCGTCGGCGGCCGGGCGCACCTCTTCAGCGACGAGCGGGGCGAATACCGCTTCTGGGCAGTGCAACCCACGCCATACCCGATCCCGTATGACGGGCCGGTCGGCCAGCTGCTCGCGGCCGCGGAGCGCACCCCGATGCGAGCCTCCCACCTGCACTTCATGGTCACCGCGGACGGCAAGCGACGCCTGGTGACCCACATCTTCGTGCGGGGCGACTCGCATCTGGAGACCGACAGCGTCTTCGGCGTGAAGGATTCGCTGGTGCTCGACTTCGACGAGCAACCCGCCGGCACACCGACGCCGGACGGCCGCCCGGTGGACGGTCCGTGGTCGCGGGTGCGCTTCGACATCGTGCTCGCGGACGACCTCGCTGGTTGA
- a CDS encoding NUDIX hydrolase: MTSQHDFPVPPPLAEGAQRWLATAPAQRQIVPPRMAATVMLLRESASGPEVFMLRRVPSMAFAPSVWVFPGGGVDPRDEGGDIPWAGPSPAQWAALTGLSEGVARATVIAAVREVFEECGVLLAGPSADTVVADVSGDDWHADREALLDRSLSFAELLTRRRLVLRSDLLALQDHWVTPEMEPKRYDTWFFAARLPERQAADDRTTEADRTEWVRPAAALEQVGAGAARMMPPTIVQLRRLGAFADIGAAMVNRPDLVAVMPEPAQAGDAMVLRATLND; encoded by the coding sequence GTGACGTCCCAGCACGACTTCCCGGTGCCGCCGCCGCTCGCCGAGGGCGCGCAGCGGTGGTTGGCAACCGCTCCGGCGCAACGTCAGATCGTGCCACCCCGTATGGCGGCGACCGTCATGCTGTTGCGCGAATCAGCCTCTGGTCCGGAGGTTTTCATGCTCCGGCGCGTGCCGTCGATGGCGTTCGCGCCGTCGGTCTGGGTGTTTCCCGGCGGCGGTGTCGACCCCCGCGACGAAGGCGGCGACATCCCCTGGGCCGGGCCGTCTCCCGCGCAGTGGGCGGCGCTGACCGGGCTGTCCGAGGGGGTCGCCCGCGCCACCGTCATCGCGGCCGTGCGCGAGGTCTTCGAGGAGTGCGGGGTCCTGCTCGCCGGGCCGTCGGCGGACACGGTCGTCGCGGACGTCAGCGGTGACGACTGGCATGCCGACCGGGAGGCACTGCTCGACCGGTCGCTGTCCTTCGCTGAGCTGCTGACCCGGCGACGCCTGGTGCTGCGCTCCGATCTGCTTGCGCTGCAGGACCATTGGGTCACTCCGGAGATGGAGCCGAAGCGCTACGACACCTGGTTTTTCGCGGCCCGGCTGCCCGAGCGGCAGGCCGCCGACGACCGCACCACCGAGGCCGACCGCACCGAGTGGGTGCGTCCGGCGGCGGCGCTGGAGCAGGTCGGTGCGGGTGCGGCCCGCATGATGCCCCCGACGATCGTGCAGCTGCGCCGGCTGGGCGCCTTCGCCGACATCGGTGCGGCCATGGTCAATCGGCCCGACCTGGTCGCGGTGATGCCGGAGCCGGCGCAGGCCGGGGACGCGATGGTGTTGCGGGCGACGCTGAACGACTGA
- a CDS encoding RidA family protein, which produces MSSVEDRLSELGLTVPEVAAPVAAYVPVVRDGCLVFTSGQLPVVDGKLAATGKVGAEVTAEEAAKLAETCALNAIAAVKSEIGDLDQVTRVVKVVGFVASDPSFTGQPAVINGASELLSKAFGERGAHARSAVGVAALPLDAPVEVEITVSVQ; this is translated from the coding sequence ATGTCATCAGTTGAGGATCGGCTGAGCGAGCTCGGTCTGACCGTCCCCGAGGTCGCCGCCCCGGTCGCGGCCTACGTGCCCGTCGTGCGCGACGGCTGCCTCGTCTTCACCTCCGGTCAGCTGCCGGTGGTCGATGGCAAGCTCGCCGCGACCGGCAAGGTCGGTGCCGAGGTCACCGCGGAGGAGGCCGCCAAGCTCGCCGAGACGTGCGCGCTCAACGCGATCGCCGCGGTGAAGTCGGAGATCGGCGACCTCGACCAGGTCACCCGGGTCGTCAAGGTGGTCGGCTTCGTCGCCAGCGACCCGAGCTTCACCGGTCAGCCGGCCGTCATCAACGGCGCCAGCGAGCTGCTGTCGAAGGCGTTCGGTGAGCGCGGTGCGCACGCGCGCTCGGCCGTCGGCGTCGCCGCGCTCCCGCTGGACGCCCCCGTCGAGGTCGAGATCACCGTCTCCGTGCAGTGA
- a CDS encoding DUF4177 domain-containing protein: MTKWEYATVPLMIHATKQILDQWGEDGWELVQVVPGPDGNGLVAYLKRPKES, from the coding sequence ATGACCAAGTGGGAATACGCCACCGTGCCGCTGATGATCCACGCGACCAAGCAGATCCTCGACCAGTGGGGCGAGGACGGCTGGGAGCTCGTCCAGGTCGTGCCGGGACCCGACGGCAACGGCCTCGTCGCTTATCTGAAACGCCCCAAGGAGAGCTGA
- a CDS encoding NAD(P)/FAD-dependent oxidoreductase — MPQEPLRAVKGQRTPHVVVVGAGMVGLSTAWHLQERGVEVTVVERSGVAAGSSWGNAGWVSPGLCVPLSDPSVIKYGMKALLDPDSPLYIPMKPDPKLASFLLGFARRCTPGQWKRTMDKYVPVNRRAIEAYEFLESHGVRATSHDAPIMAAFRRAEDAAGLEHEVELIREAGLELEATEVDNATLRAELPIVSPDVEKAIRLGGQRFINPGEYVDALANAVTDRGGRLVIGSNARALRHGPGGVTVEMMSGEPISGDAVVLATGAWLPELARDCGVRTPLRAGRGYSFSVTVTDPSMRPVPCPVYFPYERVACTPLGDRLRVGGTMEFAGTEEPLHEERVDAIVKNGRPLLSGVDWDDRQDTWVGGRPVTVDGLPLVGATKVPRVFTNGGHGMWGITLGPLSGQLLAEQMVTGVTPPELLPFDPTR; from the coding sequence ATGCCTCAGGAACCGTTGCGCGCTGTGAAGGGGCAGCGCACGCCGCACGTCGTCGTGGTCGGAGCCGGCATGGTCGGCCTCTCGACCGCGTGGCACCTGCAGGAGCGCGGGGTGGAGGTGACCGTCGTCGAGCGTTCCGGGGTCGCCGCCGGCAGCTCCTGGGGCAACGCCGGCTGGGTGTCGCCCGGGCTCTGCGTGCCGCTCTCCGACCCGTCGGTCATCAAGTACGGCATGAAGGCGCTGCTCGACCCGGACTCGCCGCTCTACATCCCGATGAAGCCGGACCCGAAGCTGGCGTCCTTCCTGCTCGGCTTCGCCCGGCGCTGCACCCCGGGTCAGTGGAAGCGGACGATGGACAAGTACGTGCCGGTCAACCGGCGCGCGATCGAGGCCTATGAGTTCCTCGAGTCGCACGGCGTGCGGGCGACCTCCCACGACGCCCCGATCATGGCGGCCTTCCGGCGCGCCGAGGACGCCGCCGGGCTGGAGCACGAGGTCGAGCTGATCCGCGAGGCCGGCCTGGAGCTGGAGGCCACCGAGGTCGACAACGCCACGCTGCGCGCGGAGCTGCCGATCGTGAGCCCCGACGTCGAGAAGGCGATCCGGCTCGGCGGCCAGCGCTTCATCAACCCCGGCGAGTATGTCGACGCGCTCGCGAACGCCGTCACCGACCGGGGCGGCCGGCTCGTCATCGGGTCCAACGCCCGTGCCCTGCGGCACGGCCCGGGCGGCGTCACCGTCGAGATGATGAGCGGCGAGCCGATCTCGGGCGACGCCGTCGTGCTCGCCACCGGCGCGTGGCTGCCCGAGCTGGCCCGGGACTGCGGAGTGCGGACGCCCCTGCGCGCCGGCCGTGGTTACAGCTTCTCGGTCACGGTCACCGACCCTTCGATGCGTCCGGTGCCGTGCCCGGTCTACTTCCCCTACGAGCGGGTCGCGTGCACGCCGCTCGGCGACCGGTTGCGGGTCGGCGGGACGATGGAGTTCGCGGGCACCGAGGAGCCGCTGCACGAGGAGCGGGTCGACGCGATCGTCAAGAACGGCCGCCCGCTGCTGTCCGGCGTCGACTGGGACGACCGGCAGGACACCTGGGTCGGCGGCCGCCCGGTCACCGTCGACGGTCTGCCGCTCGTCGGCGCGACCAAGGTGCCGCGGGTCTTCACCAACGGCGGCCACGGCATGTGGGGCATCACCCTCGGCCCGCTGTCGGGCCAGCTGCTCGCCGAGCAGATGGTCACCGGCGTCACGCCGCCGGAGCTGCTGCCCTTCGACCCGACCCGCTGA